Genomic window (Neodiprion lecontei isolate iyNeoLeco1 chromosome 7, iyNeoLeco1.1, whole genome shotgun sequence):
ATCGGCCAGGAACGCTGAAGACGAAGACTTGGAACATGCCAAATAGGACTTGTGCAACAATTGCTAAGTCAAAACGGTCCGGAGATGCTGCGAAAACGTTAATCCAAGAGCCAAGGGTTACGCCCGTCGTCGTTATCAGGATGGTTCGTCTCAAACCAAGGCGATCCGTTAAATAAGAGACCGGTATCAGCAGAATCACGTATTCTATCATGAAAATTGTTATGGTCCATTCCACTGCCAGTGAAGAAACGTTGTAAAACCTTGAACATTGGTAAGAGTCATACTGATTTATCCAACTGAAAACTGGAGGCTAGTTGTCGCAGTGGGAACTGACCTGCGCGTTATATTGCCGATGATTACGAACTGAAAAGCATGCACGTCGCAGCTTATACCGAGAATGAAGAACAGGACGAGCTGTAGCCAGCGTCTCTTGAAGAGTTTGACTTCCATTAAACTGTCAACAACTTTTGCCAACTTTTCGTCTATTTGTTTCTCGCCAGATGTAGCATCGTCAATCGGTGCTAAGATCGTCAGAACTCCGCATTCTTTGGAAAAGGACTTGCTGTCCTCGTTTGTAATCACGCTATTCTCCACCATcaccatttttcattcgactCACTGTATGTGAGTTCTACTCAACGGCATGAAACCAATATTCCGATGATTCAGCccgaattaataattattttcaaccgtGAACTCTATAACTTGAGGTTTCGTCAGCGTTTTAACAATAAGATCACCGTATCTGCACTCCGATAATACTGTTACACTTGTCAAGAAAAGACCCAAATTTATAGCTTCATTTCTGGCAAGGTCTATAATTCGCATCTGCAtcatgatattgaaaataatattgtatgGTTCTTCGTTGTATCACATTAATCAAACAGCAACGTTATACGGTTGTTTTTCCAACAGGCGCGTGAGGTGTTGAACGCTGGAAACTGAATTCATGattattatgtaaataatCCATGACGACAGTCGCGATCGTGATAAAACATGTACTAATGTATTTTACTTCTGTGGATCTGTGTTTGGAATAATGTGTTCCAAAAAGTATTATACTTCTCACCCCGAACATCGTGAAGTTTACCCGGATATGTTAAATCACAACTATTTGCCGGGGTACAAAACTCATCTTCGATTACTTGAGAATGTGACCACAAACTATAAGCTATTATCTGATGCGggttgaaattattgaaacgtCTTATGAACCAGCGATATTTTATCAACATGAATTCAGACTACAGTGCATATGAAAGATTACTGTAAAGTTGAGGCTGATTACACAgaaatcaaattgaaattactcGATCCGCCAAAATTGGAtcttttcataaaaattatcaatctaCGATGAGGAACATTGTATAGAAAACTCAGTATAATTTGACGGTCAAAACATTGAACAATCAATCtggaaaatttctataattgaTTTGCAACCAAAATCACTTAATTTACAACGTCTATTCCTGGGGAAAGATGGCGTGTGTCTCATTGACAGTAGCTGATTGTCCAGCTTTCTGACGACGAAGCTCGCCTTTATTAAGGATGACCAGCACGGTTCCTAGGACGAGTGACACGACCACACATCCGTGACCTGCCACATCTCCGAAGGCTTCAAGTACCCTGCCAGTAATCAGTACCAGCAAAAACCCGTACAGTTGAGTAGCCATGTTCAGAATTCCCGTGGTGATAGCTTCCGGTTCAGGGTAAGTAATTTCGGCACACAAATCCATAGCAACCGTTGAGTAACCCAATACCGGACCGctgaaacgaaataaatttagTGAGTTGACGGAGATACAGAACGAATTGCAGAGGGATCCGAGGCAGAAGTTCTATTACCCAAAAAGTATGTAGCTGGCGAATAACATCCACTTTATCTCCATCACGAAGCTTGTCGCGAACAGAATTGCTCCGAATATTGATGTACAACTAGCCACGATAGAGATGACTCTGAAATTCATGCCATAACCCTCATAATCTTGGGCATCACTAAACGATTACCTGcttgaagaaatatttccgACACTTGTATATACTTAAATGCTTTCGTTTTGTCGAGAATCGCACCGCACACAACAGAGCCGATACATCCCGTCAAAGCTGAGAAAAATGCCAGAATGCCTACGCCTTTTTCATCACCCTAAAATAAAGTTCGATATTCAATCGAAAACGGTGCGAAGCTGAAATCGAGCCTTACCTTGAAGTGAATTATGTAAAACGGATTAAGCATAGTTCCCATTGTCATCACAGCCCCCATGAGTAGTCCAAATGAGTTCCAGAGCATGAGAAAATCCTTGTTGCTCAAAACTCTTTTATACACCGACGAATAACCTTCCGTATTGTGGAATTCGCGGGTTACTTTTGCGAGTGCCCTTGCGGTGCTCGGTGGTTGACCGGGTTCGTCCTGAAAAACTGGAAGCCAAAGACCTTGTTGAAGATCATTGATTTACAATTCCAACTGTCTTCGCCGCTACGATTGATGCTTAAGGCTTAATGAACAAACAATAAAGTCACTGCTCCTGCGCGACACGTTACAACTTACGCAGGAATAAGATCACAGTGACGATGCTGCAGGCAATCGCCCCGGCCCAAAACAGCTTTGAATAATCGTTGCCGATGTCCTCAATTCTTTCGTGGTTTTGTACTACCATCGAAGTACTCAGAATAGAAATAACGTAGCCTGCGTGCGGGCCAAAGAAACCAATGGTTGTGGCCAAGGCAATTTGACTGGTTCCGAACCAGTAAGCAGCCAATCGCCCGGGAACGGTGAGTATGAAAAGATAAGAGACGGCGAAAAAGCACTGCCCTATAAATGCCACGACGAAACCATCCGGAGACGTTGCCAAAACCTTGATCCAAGACCCGATACACGTGCCAGTAGCGCCTATGAGTACCGTCAACCTCAAGCCAACGCGATCCATCAAGTAAGAAGCTGGTACCAGGAGTACAACGTATGATAGCATAAAAATCGTCGTAGTCCATTCGATCGCCAACGAGGAAACGCCGTAATACCTTGAAAATTGATAACTGTCAGACATTATTGACTTGAAGAAGTTAGATCATACGAATTGTCACGGTGGTATCTGACCTGCGTGCCACGTTGTTGACGACTGTGAAATGATACCAGTGGATCCCATTGCTCGCGCCACAAAGGAAGAATAGTAGGAGCTGATGCCAACGTGTGTTGAAGGTTTTCACCTCCGTGGTGCTGCTGTCTACTGTCGGGCATTTCACATCTCTGTCAGCCTCTCCAAGTTTTTTCTCAACGTCAGAAGCTGGTATTATTGAAACTTTGTTCAGTTCTGCCAAGGATCTCTCGTCCCCATCGGTACTCTCACGGTTCCTGgttttcaccattttctaATTTGGTCAATATTGTTTGCACCACGTGCCTTGAGAATCACTTATCCAATTATGCAATTATTTCGCAAACCATGCAAAGTGTTCCGACAGTGATTTTAGGTTGACGTAAACACCGACGTCATTAACGAGGAAAAGTGTCAATTACCACATCACAACGTTGTATCATTGACCGTTCATTTCTCATCAATGTTCTACTATCACTGCAACTCAAAAAGAATCGACGGAGGTTAGCTAAAGACCTTTACAAAATGCAAACACTCAACGCCTTCCTGTATAATACACCTGTTCAACTCATACCTATTGTATATTCAGCCGGGATAATTCGTGAAAATGTGAAGTGATATCAGAGTGTCTGTCTTAAATGATTTATTGAAAGTCATAGTAATAAGAACATGTCCCCATCAGTTGATAGGCTTCGCTGGGGAGAAGGATGGGATGAACTGTGCTATTACGAGTATGTATGCCTTTCTCTTGACAAATTGGAACACCTGCATTTGCATCTGGAACACGGAGAATAGCTGTTAGCATTTGgcgtttggaaaatttttcatcgtaacACCCTGACGTATTCCAAAGcatcgaaaaaacaaatttgcgTAAAGTTTCGAACGATCAAATAAACCGAAACACGTACCTCTAcgaacttgaatttttccattcaggtaaacaaattacaaaattacTAACTTTCATGGATCAGAACATTTCTTCCGGTCAAATTCGAATTGTTTGTGTACCAATATAAAACGATCGCTTTGATTATTGGGGTGGGtttcaaaattccgaaagacCAAAAACGCGGATGATTGTAAGTCCCAAATTTTCGAGATACGAGTTTTAAAACCACGAATGATCAGCGTACCGAagtttggattttcgataagTCATCCAGCAGAATAATTGTCTTCCCGAAAGTTTATTCAACCAAACCTTCTCTTATCCGAAAAAGTATGTTCAGAAATGCATGCCAAACGACCAAAGCACAGAATGTGAagatacagaaaaataaaagcttcgaaattaaatatttagaGCGGCTGATACTTCGAACAGCCGCGAAAGCGAAAAAATTAGTTGCCGACAATCAAAGTTCAGTGGAAAATGCATAATGGCCAAAAAGCCGAAAGAGCGCGAGACGATTGTCATAATTATGCAGGCAGATTTATACAAGATGGCACTAGATACCGTCCACTGGATATGTGTGGCGTTGTAGTGAATTTATGAGTTTCTGACGTCATCCGTCCTTTTGGCATTTTGGCCATTCTGTCTTTAGTGGGTTCCAGGTTTTTGAACATTCGAGTGTTTGGTTAGTCGTTATTGATTAATTCGGATTCGTAGATTTTCGTCAAAGGCACGTGCCtgtgatttgaaaattcgacttTTTGACTCTTCGGTATTTCCACAATtcgatgtttttcttttcgtaatcTTGGccattctcaaaaaaaaaaaaaaaattcggtatAAATTAATTCATCTTAAGTTGAAATCCGTGGCGATTAGCGCCTTAGTTTTGTGAAGTACGACTGCCATTAACGCTTTCgagtaattttttgttatgGTTTTATTATTGTAGGTTGTTACCGAGAGTCCGACTTGCGCAAGTAAATTTAAGATAGATTCgatattttgtatttctttatttttgcatCGAGTTTGCCAAGAGCATATTGAGTAttacgtttcttttcttttttttttttattgcttatCGCTTCCAGTAAAGAATATATATGTCGGGGTGAAGCCACGGAAAGGCGGAGAGGATGTAGGATTTCCAATTTGTGGATTGTTCATTATAGAAAGCGCGATGATCTCAACACGTCCGGTCAATTCGCTTGCTTTTCCGTGACTGTCGATTTCATCCAagcgttgttataaacaattcatttGTTTGTTCTATATTCAAAGCATGTTGAATAACGCTTGACGCTTGATACGGCGGACTCATTCAAAGTTCAAGTTTCCAATTCACTTGATGATGCATCCTCTTTATTCTTCTCCgacatgtatattttttttatcttgctTTTTGTTAATTTGCGTAGCGTACAAGTGTTCTTTATTTATCTGTGAAAAATTActcctcccctctccgcggtactgagctatctcGTGCAGAAGAGTACAGCCAAGGATTAGCGCAGCTGACGATTGAGAGGCGTGTTGACCACGCTAGACGCCCAACAAAGGTTCCCGACGTGTTTTGTAGgatgaatttttccagctttCATCGCAGATCcccaatttattttctacacgATAAGTTCTCGGTCTCATCTCCGGATGGCCGAGTGGCAGCGAAAATCTCCGTCACAATATACACAACAAAATCTAAGAAATTTATGCACGAACACACGCgcgatataataaattatactctaacaaaaatatcaataatttattggcgataattacttttattaaaatttaattattagcAAGATGTACAGCGTGTTTTACTGAACCTTGGCCAAAGTAGACTCGAGCCGCGTTTACGCAAATGCGCGTCACCCAGGCAGATAGCTGAGCATAAGTGCTCACAATCAGTCTTATTCACTACCAAGGAAAAAGTATGCGCAGTGCGCCTAAACGAGTTTTTgcttaaaaaatatgaaaaatagcTCCGTGTGAACGGAAACATTGTGCCAAGTAACACGATGTTCATGCGTCTTGATTGCAAGAGGGAACAACTTATCTGAACTGAAGTTTGCATATTCAGACGTTACACGGGTATCGTTCacatattttgcaaaaaattcactgtatgtatacatatcaGATGCCATCGATGGATTTCCAAAGATGCCGTTTATTTGCGCTTCGAAAATCAGGAGGAAAAACCTGAAACGCATACATCGGGATGCTGAAATCTTAACATCACGATGACCGTTGGTCGTACataataaattatcgaaacTTAGGTTTAACATTCATTGTACTCCACTGTTGATGACAGCTGACTTTTTCTTCCCATAAATGTTACTATGCCCCTGAACAGCTGACGTGTTTCAAAGTACGCAATGATCAAGGTATGTACAATAGGCTCTCATATTCGTATTTCAGGCATCATTTTAACCGTTAAAATCAATCCACATGCATTTAACAAGCAAGTAGTCCCAGtcttgttcaatttttctgaaacaagAGGCACCGGAACGATGAATCGTTGAAAAGAATATTGAGGATGTTAGACTGCGAGCACAACATGAACACACAGTTTAAGCTCCAAAATGCaatatttcgatatttttcaaatatttcatttgagTCCCTTCAGAAATACTATAAGAATATCACGAAGTGGCTCTCGAATCGTGTGATTTCAACTCTGTCAATTCTTTGACGGGAACAGCGATGTATCGGTTGGTGAGTTGCCTAGCTTTCTCGCGTCGGAGTTcgcttttattcaaaattactaATATAGTTCCCAGAGCGAGAGATGCGCAAAAACACCCGATTGCCGCTATATCGCCGTAGTTTTCCAACATCCTGCCGGTGAGGAACACCAAAAAAAACCCATAGATCTGAGGTGACATGTTTAAAATTCCGGTGGTGATTGATTCTGGCTCAGGATAAGTTATTTCCACGCATAATTCCGTTCCAATTGTTCCATATCCGATCACGGGAGCACTGAAACACGAACAACACGAaatattgatatgaaaaaaacgCATCATACCATCATGTCAGACACTTTATTCACCCGCATAGTAGGAGAGTCGCAAATACCATCCATCTCAATTCCAGCATATAGCTTGACCCATACAACAACGTTGCAGGGACTGACAAGCAACAGACGACGATCGAGAGCTTTCtgtaatttattcaatgaCGTTGACAATCATGGACATAATTGTGCAGTTTTCCTGCTTCAAGCAATTTGAATTGCACTCATACCTGAACGCCTTCGTTTTGTCGAGAATCGTACCACAGGTTGTTGAGCCAATCGCCCCAATCACACTCAGCCAAATTGTCAGATATCCAACACTCCCAGTATCGTCCTGAAATTCAGTCAAATATTCAATACTTGTCCATATAATCTCTGTACGAACGTTACCTTAAAATGAGCAGTGTAAAACGGATTCAATAGGATGCCCAATGCCAATGCCACACCCATAATTAAGCCAAAGCTGTTCCACAGCATGAGAAAACTCCTGTTCTTCAGGACCCTTTTACACGTTGGCAGAAAGCCCAAAACCGCTGATTCGTGGTTTACTTTTTGTAACGCCCTAGCACCACTCGGTGGCAAGCGCGGTTCGTCGAGAAAAACTGGAAATCAAAGACCACGGACAGGGATCGTAATTTCATCACATTGATCAATTTAATATGATTGTCGGTGGCGAAAATGTTTCTTACAGTACATCTGCGACGATAACTTACCGAAAAATATTATGAAGGTGAGAATGCTGGACCCCATTGCCTGTGGCCAAAAAATGAACGAGAAATCCCTCCCGATGTCTTCGATATTTTCGTGATCTTCGACGACCATGGGAACAGCCAGGGAAGAGACGATAATGCCCGCCTGAGGTCCGTAGAAACCGACGGCTGTGGCCAGGGCGACTTCTTTTGGCCCAAACCAATGAGAAGCTAATCGGCCAGGAACGCTGAAGACGAAGACTTGGAACATGCCAAACAGGAGTTGCGCAACAATTGCTAAGTCAAAACGGTCCGGAGATGCTGCGAAAACCTTAATCCAAGAGCCAAGGGTTACGCCCGTCGTCGTTATCAGGATGGTTCGTCTCAAACCAAGGCGATCCGTTAAATAAGAGACCGGTATCAGCAGAATCACGTATTCTATCATGAAAATTGTTGCGGTCCATTCCACTGCCAGTGAAGAAACGTTGTAAAACCTTGAACATTGGTAATAGTCATACTGATTTATCCAACTAAAAACTGGAGGCTAGTTGTCGCAGTGGGAACTGACCTGCGCGTTATATTGCCGATGATTACGAACTGAAAAAGATGCACGTCGCAGCTTATACCGAGAATGAAGAACAGGACGAGCTGTAGCCAGCGTCTCTGGTAGAGTTTGACTTCCATTAAACTGTCGACAACTTTCGCCAACTTTTCGTCTATTTGTTTCTCGCCAGATTTAGCATCGTTAATCGGTGTTAAGATCGTCAGAACTCCGCATTCTTTGGAAAAGGACTTGCTGTCCTCGTTTGTAATCACGCTATTCTCGACTATcaccatttttcattcgactCACTGTATGTGAGTTCTACTCAACGGCATGAAACCAATATTCCGATGATTCAGCctgaattaataattattttcaaccgtGAACTCTATAACTTGAGGTTTT
Coding sequences:
- the LOC107219763 gene encoding uncharacterized MFS-type transporter C09D4.1-like, whose product is MDRVGLRLTVLIGATGTCIGSWIKVLATSPDGFVVAFIGQCFFAVSYLFILTVPGRLAAYWFGTSQIALATTIGFFGPHAGYVISILSTSMVVQNHERIEDIGNDYSKLFWAGAIACSIVTVILFLLFQDEPGQPPSTARALAKVTREFHNTEGYSSVYKRVLSNKDFLMLWNSFGLLMGAVMTMGTMLNPFYIIHFKGDEKGVGILAFFSALTGCIGSVVCGAILDKTKAFKVISIVASCTSIFGAILFATSFVMEIKWMLFASYILFGGPVLGYSTVAMDLCAEITYPEPEAITTGILNMATQLYGFLLVLITGRVLEAFGDVAGHGCVVVSLVLGTVLVILNKGELRRQKAGQSATVNETHAIFPQE
- the LOC124295378 gene encoding uncharacterized MFS-type transporter C09D4.1-like, with the translated sequence MVIVENSVITNEDSKSFSKECGVLTILTPINDAKSGEKQIDEKLAKVVDSLMEVKLYQRRWLQLVLFFILGISCDVHLFQFVIIGNITRRFYNVSSLAVEWTATIFMIEYVILLIPVSYLTDRLGLRRTILITTTGVTLGSWIKVFAASPDRFDLAIVAQLLFGMFQVFVFSVPGRLASHWFGPKEVALATAVGFYGPQAGIIVSSLAVPMVVEDHENIEDIGRDFSFIFWPQAMGSSILTFIIFFVFLDEPRLPPSGARALQKVNHESAVLGFLPTCKRVLKNRSFLMLWNSFGLIMGVALALGILLNPFYTAHFKDDTGSVGYLTIWLSVIGAIGSTTCGTILDKTKAFRKLSIVVCCLSVPATLLYGSSYMLELRWMVFATLLLCGAPVIGYGTIGTELCVEITYPEPESITTGILNMSPQIYGFFLVFLTGRMLENYGDIAAIGCFCASLALGTILVILNKSELRREKARQLTNRYIAVPVKELTELKSHDSRATS